Proteins encoded by one window of Pseudonocardia sp. HH130629-09:
- a CDS encoding acetamidase/formamidase family protein: MHVVEYRPERHEFAWTFGGVPPVRRVAPGTCLRLWTEDAFSGRLTSTSDRPSAVLDMTEVNPQTGPFHVEGAEPGDTLAVHLVELTPARDWGASTLIPLFGALSTTERTALLHGPLPERTWIYQLDRAAGTVLFEATSADLRLELPCNPMLGTVGVAPPGREVRSSLVPDVFGGNMDTPEMRAGATCYLQVNVPGALFSVGDGHYRQGEGESCGTAVEGAMDVVLIVELIKNSPAPAWPRIETDTH; the protein is encoded by the coding sequence ATGCACGTCGTGGAATACCGGCCGGAACGGCACGAGTTCGCCTGGACCTTCGGGGGCGTGCCGCCGGTGCGCCGGGTCGCGCCCGGGACCTGCCTGCGGCTGTGGACCGAGGACGCGTTCTCCGGGCGGCTCACGTCCACCTCGGACCGTCCGAGCGCGGTGCTCGACATGACCGAGGTGAACCCGCAGACCGGACCGTTCCACGTGGAGGGCGCCGAGCCCGGCGACACCCTGGCCGTCCACCTCGTGGAGCTGACCCCGGCCCGGGACTGGGGCGCCTCCACGCTGATCCCGCTGTTCGGGGCGCTGTCGACGACCGAGCGCACCGCGCTGCTGCACGGGCCGCTGCCCGAGCGGACCTGGATCTACCAGCTCGACCGGGCCGCGGGGACGGTGCTGTTCGAGGCGACGAGCGCGGACCTGCGTCTGGAGCTGCCGTGCAACCCGATGCTCGGCACCGTCGGCGTCGCCCCGCCCGGGCGGGAGGTGCGCAGCTCGCTGGTCCCCGACGTGTTCGGCGGGAACATGGACACCCCGGAGATGCGCGCCGGGGCCACCTGCTACCTGCAGGTCAACGTGCCCGGCGCACTCTTCTCGGTCGGTGACGGCCACTACCGTCAGGGCGAGGGCGAGAGCTGCGGCACGGCGGTCGAGGGCGCGATGGACGTCGTGCTGATCGTCGAGCTGATCAAGAACTCCCCGGCCCCGGCCTGGCCGCGGATCGAGACCGACACCCACTGA